A single region of the Vicia villosa cultivar HV-30 ecotype Madison, WI linkage group LG4, Vvil1.0, whole genome shotgun sequence genome encodes:
- the LOC131594205 gene encoding protein WALLS ARE THIN 1-like, with the protein MADSVSSKRMWFSIPERFQLHVAMLALQFGYAGFHVVSRAALNMGISKLVFPVYRNIIALLLLLPFAYFLEKKDRPPINFNFLCQFFFLALIGITANQGFYLLGLENTTPTFASAIQNSVPAITFLMAVILRIEQVRLNRKDGLAKVSGTIFCVIGATVITLYKGPTVYTPSNHLNSTATLITEVTTTPMIDFGTWSLGDAEGKNWTLGCIYLIGHCLSWSAWLVFQAPILKKYPARLSVTSYTCFFGLLQFLLIALVCERNSQAWLFHSGGEAFTILYAGVVASGIAFAVQIWCIDRGGPVFVAVYQPVQTFVVAIMASIALGEEFYLGGVIGAILIVAGLYFVLWGKSEEKKFAKEQLAIASSTTEHSNIRPTSVAKGSSLNQPFLSSSNENV; encoded by the exons ATGGCTGATTCAGTCTCTTCTAAGAGAATGTGGTTTTCTATTCCTGAAAGGTTTCAACTGCATGTGGCCATGCTGGCTTTGCAGTTTGGTTATGCTGGTTTTCATGTTGTCTCAAGAGCTGCTCTTAACATGGGAATCAGCAAACTTGTTTTTCCTGTTTATAGGAACATCATtgctcttcttctacttcttcccTTTGCCTATTTCTTGGAAAA GAAAGACAGACCACCAATTAATTTCAACTTTCTATGCCAGTTCTTTTTTCTAGCACTTATTGG AATTACAGCAAATCAAGGTTTCTACTTGCTTGGTTTAGAGAATACAACTCCAACTTTTGCATCAGCAATACAAAATTCAGTCCCTGCTATAACATTTCTTATGGCAGTAATACTAAG AATAGAGCAAGTGAGACTGAATAGGAAAGATGGATTAGCAAAAGTATCCGGAACAATATTCTGTGTAATCGGTGCAACAGTGATTACCTTATACAAAGGTCCAACAGTATATACTCCAAGCAATCACCTAAATAGTACTGCAACATTGATAACAGAAGTAACAACAACACCAATGATTGATTTTGGAACATGGTCTTTGGGTGATGCTGAGGGAAAAAACTGGACACTAGGATGTATTTATCTTATTGGACATTGTTTGTCTTGGTCTGCTTGGCTTGTGTTTCAAGCACCGATCCTTAAGAAGTATCCTGCTCGTCTTTCTGTCACTTCTTATACATGTTTCTTTGGTCTCTTGCAATTTCTTCTTATTGCTTTGGTTTGTGAAAGAAATTCTCAAGCTTGGTTATTTCACTCTGGTGGCGAAGCTTTCACTATTCTATACGCc GGAGTGGTGGCATCTGGAATTGCTTTTGCAGTACAAATATGGTGTATTGATAGAGGAGGTCCAGTGTTTGTTGCTGTCTATCAACCTGTTCAAACTTTTGTTGTTGCTATCATGGCTTCCATTGCTTTAGGAGAAGAGTTCTACTTGGGAGG GGTCATTGGAGCAATATTGATTGTAGCTGGTCTATACTTTGTCTTGTGGGGTAAAAGTGAAGAGAAGAAATTTGCAAAAGAGCAGCTAGCAATTGCATCATCAACTACAGAACATAGCAACATTAGGCCCACAAGTGTTGCTAAAGGATCATCACTTAATCAACCATTTCTCTCTTCATCAAATGAAAATGTTTGA